Sequence from the Cucumis sativus cultivar 9930 chromosome 1, Cucumber_9930_V3, whole genome shotgun sequence genome:
tctaatttctttatgattattgttttttttttttgtaattttataaaatctaattaatatgctaatattttctttataaatttggaaaattaaatttccacgtttacatatttttctattatttcatGATTAAAGATGTGATGTACAAAGATACAAACATAGATGTTGTCAtctaaatattgatagaatgacaaaaatgttgaaaatattttacatttctACTTGCataatttgacaattttgtagtattttataatatcttcattaatattctaaaatgatatatttaaagaaattaccAATGTAAAAAGTATGTCAAAATTTACCCAATGATagtatatttacaattattttgaaattgtgatatacacttaattattatatctaaaattgttataaaaaaaaatacgtatcaaaattataaaaaagtaaattgaaaagatactttaaaaaattataaaacttaaataaaatatatctcAATTATGCCTATGGAACTTCTATCCTACACAAAATATCAACTAGatatttatcataattatctttttaagtAATGGAGTaactacaaattaatttttggaattaaacttgataattaaaaatcaatataaatatatgaaaattactattaaaatctaaagtttgatatttgatggtttaaaaatcaattttagaatGATGGACTTAGCTAGCTTCTAAACAAGTTAgatgtttaaaagaattatttatttatttttattttgaaataagtataatagaaacatataatttttatttgtttgttctcTTGTTGTAAATACTTGAACTAAGATATCATATGGTGtgggaaaaaacaaaagccaaaaacaaaaagaatcataatcttcaaatttcaatatgtTTCTCAGCAACCTGCTTCTGCTTTTCATCTGTCTCCTTGGTTCTGGTTTTCCTTCTCATCACAAGCCAAAATGTTTCTAAGTAAGCCAAAGTTCAAGGTTTCTATTTGACAAATGCCCATTAAGCACTTCCTTTGAGTCTGAGTAATGATCTTCTTCCTCCCTGTGGAACTATTATACAAGCAAAAGAAGTTTCCACTAAACTTACACAAAATCTCTTCGGCTTTGATAATCATAATTGatggaaaagtttgataatgtgatgttagaacatgtccatagagtagaaaataagagagcgGATGCATTGGCAAATTTAGCCACGGCCTTGACCACGCCAGATGATGTAACTCTGAACATACCACTTTGTCAACGATGGATTATACCCCAGTTAGGCCTGAATGTCAGGAAGTGAACATAGCAACAtcctatttgattgatgaagaagattgagCAAATTCACGGAGCGGATCTCGGTTGCAAGGTCCTAGAGGAAGGTGCAAAAAAAGATCGTGGGAGCAAAGTGGTTGAAGCGGAGGAGATCTAGGAGAGTCTAAATCTCAAAGCAAGTCAAGTGGAGTTTAAGAGTTGTCAATGTGGTCGTATGGATCTTAGTTGCAAATGGTGGTCGACAATGTCTAGCTGCTAGGTCAAGACTTTGCTTTGATACCatgtgaaaaatatttttattgattaaataatactGAATGATTTAGGTGAGAATAATGAGAAGATAAATTCACAAACCTATACAAGTAAATAAGAGAAGTGAGAAGTGATGTAATTACTCCTTACATTTATACAAGCAACAAATGATTAAGAGCCCTCATATTCTTCTGAATGATcctaacaaattttgttaaagtCGCCCTCTACAAGCCAAGGAACATCAACCACGTAAATCATAAATCCCAAGTAAAATGCCAAATCTTCCTACTCCATTTAACATTTGCATCAATATGATTCTGGGGAAGAAGACAAAAAGATATCAACTAATACTTTCTTTTGCCATAAAAGACACAACCCTCTCCCTTACCACCTTCCCTCCTAACCCTCAAGCAACCATCAAAATTACACCAAATTTTCACCCTATTTCTCAACTCTTCTTTACACTTCGTTTCTGATAAAGAAAGAATCAAAGGAGTTTTATCACCATTTTATAACACTGGcacatttttttagatatcaatagaaagagatgaatcgatataaaaaaaaattcaaatcacaaaaaagaataaataaataaataaacattaaattttgattttgattttagtggGTGAAAACGTTGGTTTAATATTTGCAAGAgtatttcttaatattttttctaagcTGAGtggtatttttgaaactttttttatggttatttttttttttttgaacaaaagtTTAACAATTTTCCTCCAAAATTATCGGTAAgagtaattttttaatcattttcgAAAATtgaataacattttttaaactttaaagatttgggatattttttatgccgtttttataatttcacctctaaaatattgtaatcagttagtgtttttttttaaaatgattgttCTTAGAAAAAtcctttaaatttgtatcCTCTAATACAAATATCTCACTCAATTACCTTAGCGTAATCGGAAATAaacataacaataataaaataaaatctaacatcaatcaaatataacaaaagtgaGGATAAGATttagggaaaaataaataaatccaaCTAACAAAGTGGATATTTCTCCCAAACTCAGTATTTAAATAACATCGTGAAGGGAttcatatcataattattcAATCACCCACAAAACAAAATCCTAACTTCTTCCATGGACACAATGACTTGGGGAGAGGGGCTTCCAACGGATATTGCTATCTCAATCTTCTCTAAACTCATTATCTCCAATTTGAGAGTATGCAGACTTGTTTGTAAAACTTGGAATGCTATGGTTTTAGATTATGCTCACTCTTATAAACTCAACAATGATTTCCTTCTCTCTGTCTCTGATGTAGTCCCCAATCCTAGAAGTAGTTGGCTATGCAATGCTAGGATGTATTGTTTCCGTTCTGATCCTACCAAACGCTTGGATGtatatttggatttttttgaATTGGAAGGAAGTAAATCTGCCTTTTCGGTACCCTTCGACGACGGGGACTGGTCCAGGGTCACAATGATGTGTTACTGCAATGGCCTACTGTTTGTTTGCAAAAGCAAACTTAACACAGTGTGTCATGGCATATTTAATCCCACCACTAATGAGTTTCACCATGttcctaaaatattttgtgatatttaCCACTTTGGTTTAGGTTGCATTCCTTCAACAAAggaatacaaattatttagaGCTACTCGTTCAGATTTGATTATGTGTAGGACACAACAAGAATCTATCAGACAACGACCTATTACCATAATAGATGTTTTTGACTTTGGTAGAAACAAATGGAGGCAACTTCATTCCCTACCTTATCTCATTGACGATGGTGGTATTTACATGGATGGAGTCATCTATTTTGTgggaaaagtaaaaaataaaccaaatgaCTATGCCATCTATGCTCTCGATGTTGAAactgaaaaaattgaattgagtGCTGTCTTGAAAGCTGGACGTGGCCCAAGCTCTTCCCGCTCGCGAATACTACAATCTAATGGCATTGTTTATGCCATTATTTACGTCAACCtaccaacaacaacaactcATTCCCAAGTGATGCAAGGCGTTCAAGTGTGGAGgatgcaaaagaaaaactcatgGATCAGAGAATTTGAGATcagaaaatttgttatgaatggCATGCCAGGCTCAATTATCCTTATCAAAGCGGAAGAGGTTTTGTGTAAGTTTGGTGGATCCAGTTTTTGCTGGTATAATGCTTCCACAAGGACGAAGAAGATGATTAGGAAGACTAAAAGTAAGTGCTTAGTGGGC
This genomic interval carries:
- the LOC116404149 gene encoding F-box protein At3g07870-like — translated: MTWGEGLPTDIAISIFSKLIISNLRVCRLVCKTWNAMVLDYAHSYKLNNDFLLSVSDVVPNPRSSWLCNARMYCFRSDPTKRLDVYLDFFELEGSKSAFSVPFDDGDWSRVTMMCYCNGLLFVCKSKLNTVCHGIFNPTTNEFHHVPKIFCDIYHFGLGCIPSTKEYKLFRATRSDLIMCRTQQESIRQRPITIIDVFDFGRNKWRQLHSLPYLIDDGGIYMDGVIYFVGKVKNKPNDYAIYALDVETEKIELSAVLKAGRGPSSSRSRILQSNGIVYAIIYVNLPTTTTHSQVMQGVQVWRMQKKNSWIREFEIRKFVMNGMPGSIILIKAEEVLCKFGGSSFCWYNASTRTKKMIRKTKSKCLVGICQIETLNFGLLQNILAGDGKENRYNSN